From Rhopalosiphum padi isolate XX-2018 chromosome 2, ASM2088224v1, whole genome shotgun sequence:
ataaaaattgagaatgtgccataaaaaattaatagttttatacagaatatattaaatttaatctactCTGTGctgattatttactttataataatataattatcatacataaataggtaataacatataacatatgttattttatctaatGCTGGTGTGCCATTCAATAACGTTACATGTGCCACAGGTTGGCTACTTCTGAACGATATCCatgaattttttaatctaaaaatgaaaatttatagtatgcaaaattaacaattagacaacaaattaaaatttaaaaaaataattatattcataaaatcataagttaaaataacatcatctgtatgaaaaacataataatttaatgaaaatgaaaagaagtcgtataataagtaataacagttATCGAcccttttaaataattgaaaaatagttaACAGTATTATAGAATAGTGATGTATAATTAAACTGAAATAAAATctacagaaaatatattttattttcccagCGTCCActgattaaacataattattataatgtataagcataaattaaagtataatatattaagtacaattGACAccacttaaaaaatgttttcatttcagGTACTTATTTAAGAAaactcaaatttatattaaatttggttgacctaattattttagtatatctatacctgtttaatatttttaaaaacataaaaaaaagtgaattattattatagtagttaattattaattaaaattaaattaattgattaaaatcttgcttttcaataaaaataaatcaaaatttaacaatatattgaacataataatcaCATTGTGTTTTTGGTGTAtctgtcattatttttaaaactaagacATTTATGTCTGTAATAGCATGTATAGTATTGTTTAACAAATCCGAGaatgatttataaaacataGGATGTTGAAAGTTTTCATATATCCCATCTCGTTTCTTTGTATATCTTCTATAATCACAGTTAAATTTCAATGCAATGTTCAAATCATCTTTGTGAATTCCATGAAAAACTGTTtcctgtaataaatatattaaattaatgacaaTACTGGAAACCAACAATAAGTtactagaaattaaattttaaaattggaaatttgtacatgaaaataacaaatttcttaaaaatattttacctactcagtttagttaaaatatatcatgaaatttgtttgttttcattaataatgtattagaaaaaaaaataacaccattattgacattaaaTTATCTACTACCTAAAGCATATTAAGCACAACTAGGATTTAATTTTAGTACAGTCCTGTCAGTCCTCATCATATTTCctctttattaattaatcagtGTGGATAATTCTCATATTACTTCTGTCTTCTACTCCTCTAAgttggtatattttaaaatgttttataatataaattttttcattaatatgtatataagtaaatatataactaatatttatcaaGTACCTGCCTATAATTCACCAAGCACACCCTCTACcaccatttttttctttaattatgtatttattcaaattatgattattgaaatattcaaataatgtacttaaagactatattttcaatcatttagatttatacataaaaaatcgacttaataatttactataagaacaattagtttttatttggaaaaagaaatttatattactGCAGGACACTCCTTTGTGTactatataaatctaaatatgctttattaaagaaaatatttttcttgactTATTGTCTAAAATATTTGGGAGAGCTAAGTCGCTTTAATCTAGTTGCGTATACCTATGCTAGATTATAGGcatctaaatatctaatataatgttataatttatttatacaactattactCCTCTACATTTAGTAATACCTCAATATTCATGTATAACCCACAGTCCACACAATATAGCACAGTGCCACAGTATGAAACACACATTATATGAAGATCATGAGTATGTACTTACTTCATAAGTGGATTGAACCATTTCACGCCTTAACATGAAGCGGCCATAAGTGAATGGGTTTTGCACTCTTATAATTTGACTAACGTTTGCTCCGTAAAACATGGATTCAACAGATTGGTATTCGTTAGAGTTTCTAGAATACGACagcgtaaataatttattactgtttGTATACAAAGGTACGGCATCCCAATAGTTTGGCAAGTGTTTTAATACAAACTCCAACATCGAATCGTCCATCTTCGCGACTGAATTTGGAATAGCGTGTCAATCGTCGATGTAAGATATTGTTTTcccgaaaaataaaaatcgaaattcgtcGGTTAGATTAGGTATATGACAGTTGAGGGACCGAAAGCGGAATGATCATGAACGTATCGCAACGGCATGGTGCAATAGCAGTATAACACTGATTAGTGATTGGCAATAAAATTaccgacgaaaaaaaaaaataaaataaaatactaagcctgaaataaatatataaataactatttcaatttaattatggAAAACACGACTGTTACACTGTTTCCGTTGAACGTTAGGGGAAAACCCTTCAGACGTTGGCGGTTTTTGAATCGtttgaaatttgttttgtatGTGGACTCGCCATTGTCGcatatgtattgtgtatttgtgtatactgtatattattattatttcctatatttattattttgtgacttgtctaattataataa
This genomic window contains:
- the LOC132921574 gene encoding uncharacterized protein LOC132921574 isoform X1, whose amino-acid sequence is MDDSMLEFVLKHLPNYWDAVPLYTNSNKLFTLSYSRNSNEYQSVESMFYGANVSQIIRVQNPFTYGRFMLRREMVQSTYEETVFHGIHKDDLNIALKFNCDYRRYTKKRDGIYENFQHPMFYKSFSDLLNNTIHAITDINVLVLKIMTDTPKTQCDYYVQYIVKF
- the LOC132921574 gene encoding uncharacterized protein LOC132921574 isoform X2; translated protein: MDDSMLENSNEYQSVESMFYGANVSQIIRVQNPFTYGRFMLRREMVQSTYEETVFHGIHKDDLNIALKFNCDYRRYTKKRDGIYENFQHPMFYKSFSDLLNNTIHAITDINVLVLKIMTDTPKTQCDYYVQYIVKF